In Psychrobacter ciconiae, the following are encoded in one genomic region:
- the phoB gene encoding phosphate regulon transcriptional regulator PhoB produces MSQKPVLIVEDEAAIREMIVMTLELAGFDCLQAGDVTEAHQLVVDCRPALILLDWMLPNDQSGVDFCRMLKKDALLCEIPVIMLTAKGEEGHKVQGLDAGADDYITKPFSTRELVSRINAVLRRTQGITADKRIEVGNLCLDHGSRRISASGQHLELCPTEYRLLAFFMTHPERAYSRNQLLDQVWGSTVYIEDRTIDVYIRRLRRLLEPYDCAKAIQTVRGIGYRFSIQN; encoded by the coding sequence GTGAGTCAAAAGCCAGTTTTAATTGTAGAAGATGAAGCCGCCATTCGCGAAATGATTGTGATGACGCTAGAATTGGCGGGGTTTGACTGTTTGCAGGCAGGCGATGTCACCGAGGCGCATCAGCTGGTGGTCGATTGCAGACCGGCGCTAATTTTACTTGATTGGATGCTGCCTAATGACCAAAGCGGCGTGGATTTTTGCCGGATGCTCAAAAAAGACGCGCTACTTTGTGAAATCCCCGTCATCATGCTCACCGCAAAAGGCGAGGAAGGTCACAAGGTTCAGGGTCTTGACGCTGGTGCGGACGATTATATCACCAAGCCGTTTTCAACGCGTGAGTTGGTATCGCGAATCAACGCGGTATTGCGCCGGACGCAAGGCATTACTGCCGATAAGCGCATCGAGGTTGGTAACCTTTGCCTTGATCATGGCAGCCGCAGAATCAGCGCCAGCGGTCAGCATTTAGAGCTTTGTCCGACCGAGTATCGCCTATTGGCGTTTTTTATGACCCACCCTGAGCGCGCTTATTCTCGCAATCAGCTGCTCGATCAAGTTTGGGGCAGTACGGTTTATATTGAAGACCGCACCATTGACGTTTATATCCGCCGACTGCGGCGCTTGCTTGAGCCTTACGACTGCGCCAAAGCCATCCAAACCGTTCGTGGTATTGGTTATCGCTTTTCCATTCAAAACTAG
- the dtd gene encoding D-aminoacyl-tRNA deacylase — translation MKAVIQRVSRAFVRVDGETVGAIDHGILAYIGIGHDDDIETGKKLIDKILTYRIFENKEDAAKAGKLDLNVAQVGGGLLLVPQFTLMANTNSGRRPDFGGAMRPDLAKALFDDIVIYAQANFASVATGQFGANMQVDNINDGPLTFLLEV, via the coding sequence ATGAAAGCGGTCATTCAGCGGGTCAGCCGCGCTTTCGTTCGCGTTGATGGCGAAACTGTCGGCGCCATCGACCACGGTATTTTGGCATATATCGGCATCGGTCATGACGATGATATTGAAACGGGCAAAAAGCTCATCGATAAAATATTGACGTACCGCATTTTTGAAAATAAGGAAGATGCGGCAAAAGCCGGAAAACTTGATTTAAATGTGGCTCAAGTTGGCGGCGGCTTGCTTTTAGTGCCGCAATTTACCTTGATGGCAAACACCAACAGCGGTCGCCGCCCTGATTTTGGCGGGGCGATGCGACCAGATTTGGCAAAGGCACTGTTTGATGACATCGTCATTTATGCTCAAGCCAATTTTGCAAGCGTTGCCACCGGTCAGTTTGGCGCAAATATGCAGGTTGATAATATCAACGATGGTCCATTGACGTTTTTATTAGAAGTTTAG
- the asd gene encoding archaetidylserine decarboxylase (Phosphatidylserine decarboxylase is synthesized as a single chain precursor. Generation of the pyruvoyl active site from a Ser is coupled to cleavage of a Gly-Ser bond between the larger (beta) and smaller (alpha chains). It is an integral membrane protein.) produces the protein MTLFTSLQQIVPQQKLSQLAGRLAESRHPIVKRAIIRSFAKAYGITLEDYERESLNAYDSFNDFFTRELKADARDLDVTKNGILSPADGVISQLGAIDKHNVLQAKGRHYDIGQLLADNDDGNYFKDGSFATVYLAPSNYHRVHMPFDGTLVETRYIPGSLFSVNTVTAANIPDLFARNERLVCVFDTDFGRAAVVMVGAMIVAGIETVATGKIERTPNIQQQTHELSLKKGEELGRFYLGSTAIVVLPKAAKTTWQADLTAGSIVQMGQLLGINQPEQSEP, from the coding sequence ATGACTTTATTTACCTCACTTCAGCAAATCGTCCCGCAGCAAAAGCTCAGCCAACTTGCAGGACGCTTAGCCGAAAGCCGCCATCCCATCGTCAAGCGCGCCATCATCCGAAGCTTTGCAAAAGCTTATGGCATCACCCTTGAGGATTATGAGCGCGAAAGCCTCAACGCTTACGACAGCTTTAACGACTTTTTTACCCGCGAGTTAAAAGCTGATGCTCGCGATTTAGACGTAACCAAAAACGGCATCTTAAGTCCGGCAGATGGGGTGATTTCACAGCTTGGCGCAATTGATAAGCACAACGTTTTGCAAGCCAAAGGTCGCCATTATGACATCGGGCAGTTGCTTGCTGATAATGATGACGGCAATTATTTTAAAGATGGCAGCTTTGCGACCGTTTATCTGGCGCCAAGCAACTATCACCGCGTCCATATGCCGTTTGATGGCACACTTGTGGAGACGCGCTATATCCCAGGATCACTGTTTTCGGTCAATACGGTGACCGCAGCGAACATTCCGGATTTATTTGCCCGCAATGAGCGCTTGGTTTGTGTGTTTGATACTGACTTTGGTCGCGCGGCGGTGGTCATGGTCGGCGCTATGATTGTGGCGGGCATTGAAACAGTCGCCACGGGCAAAATTGAGCGAACGCCAAACATTCAGCAGCAAACGCATGAGTTATCCCTCAAAAAAGGCGAGGAGCTTGGCAGATTTTATCTGGGCTCAACAGCGATTGTGGTGTTGCCAAAAGCCGCAAAAACAACTTGGCAAGCTGATTTAACTGCCGGAAGCATTGTTCAAATGGGGCAGTTACTTGGTATTAATCAACCAGAACAATCAGAACCATAA